One region of Mycolicibacterium rhodesiae NBB3 genomic DNA includes:
- a CDS encoding alpha/beta fold hydrolase gives MVAATNFALLHGGGQGSWVWDDVIGELSASGDCITLDVPGCGRKRERDTSAIEFDDIVAELISDIETSGMRDVVLVGHSQAGMPMSQMVEVAPELFSRLVYVTCSAPPPGTSLLELIGNCRHGEHEDQVGYPLDPKTTSFEERFAVMFCNDMSAPEREAFLAKLGRDMWPASSYMYLDWRYDHLGTVASTYVVCERDMSLPTLWQKRFAETLRVDRVVRIDAGHQVMNTQPEALAAILLAEAQSTEEDHACRV, from the coding sequence ATGGTGGCGGCAACGAACTTCGCCCTGCTGCACGGGGGCGGCCAGGGCAGCTGGGTGTGGGACGACGTGATCGGTGAGCTGTCGGCATCGGGTGACTGCATCACGCTCGACGTGCCAGGCTGCGGCCGCAAGCGTGAGCGCGACACGTCTGCAATCGAATTCGACGACATCGTCGCAGAGCTCATCAGCGACATCGAGACATCGGGCATGCGCGACGTCGTGCTCGTCGGCCACTCGCAAGCGGGTATGCCGATGTCGCAGATGGTTGAAGTCGCACCCGAACTGTTCAGCAGGCTCGTCTACGTGACGTGCTCTGCACCGCCCCCGGGAACCAGCCTGCTGGAGCTGATCGGCAACTGCCGGCACGGCGAGCACGAGGACCAGGTCGGATACCCATTGGATCCGAAGACGACGTCATTTGAAGAGCGTTTTGCGGTCATGTTCTGCAATGACATGTCGGCGCCGGAGCGGGAGGCCTTCCTTGCGAAGTTGGGCCGCGACATGTGGCCGGCGAGTTCCTACATGTATCTCGACTGGCGCTATGACCACCTGGGGACAGTCGCGTCGACCTATGTCGTGTGCGAGAGGGACATGAGCCTGCCGACCTTGTGGCAGAAACGGTTCGCAGAAACTCTGCGCGTCGACCGGGTGGTCCGGATCGACGCCGGGCATCAGGTGATGAACACCCAGCCGGAAGCGCTTGCCGCAATTCTGCTCGCGGAAGCGCAAAGCACAGAGGAGGATCACGCATGCCGGGTATAG
- a CDS encoding flavodoxin family protein, translated as MTAPPRKTLLIVHHTPSPHTHEMFEAVVSGASDPEIEGVQVVRRPALTVSATDVLEADGYVLGSPANLGYMSGALKHAFDVIYYPCLDATRGRPFGLYLHGNEGTEGAENGVTAITTGLGWTKAAEYVVVSGKPNKADLESCWELGATVAATLMG; from the coding sequence TTGACTGCGCCACCGAGGAAGACGCTGCTGATCGTTCACCACACGCCCTCACCGCACACGCATGAGATGTTCGAGGCCGTCGTGTCGGGTGCGAGCGATCCCGAAATCGAGGGTGTGCAGGTGGTGCGGCGACCGGCGCTCACCGTCTCGGCGACCGACGTGCTCGAGGCCGACGGCTATGTGCTCGGCAGTCCCGCCAACCTCGGCTACATGAGCGGGGCACTCAAGCATGCGTTCGACGTCATCTACTACCCGTGCCTGGACGCGACACGCGGGCGGCCCTTTGGCCTCTACCTTCACGGAAACGAGGGCACCGAGGGAGCCGAGAACGGCGTCACCGCCATCACGACCGGTCTGGGCTGGACGAAGGCCGCTGAATACGTCGTCGTCTCGGGCAAGCCGAACAAGGCCGACCTCGAATCGTGTTGGGAGCTCGGCGCGACGGTCGCCGCGACGTTGATGGGGTAG
- the dapB gene encoding 4-hydroxy-tetrahydrodipicolinate reductase → MRVAVLGAKGKVGATMVAAVEDAEDLTFTVGVDAGDALSELVDSRTEVVIDFTHPDVVMENLRFLIDNGIHAVVGTTGFTDERVSEVREWLAAKPDVSVLIAPNFAIGAVLSMHFAQQAARFFESVEVIELHHPQKADAPSGTAARTARLIAEARKGLPPNPDATSTGLQGARGADVDGIPVHSVRLTGLVAHQEVLFGTMGETLTIRHDSFDRTSFVPGVLLAVRKVAEHPGLTVGIEPLLDL, encoded by the coding sequence ATGCGAGTCGCGGTGCTGGGAGCCAAAGGCAAGGTCGGCGCAACGATGGTTGCGGCCGTCGAGGATGCCGAGGACCTGACGTTCACGGTCGGCGTCGATGCCGGCGATGCGCTGAGCGAACTGGTCGATTCGCGCACCGAGGTCGTGATCGACTTCACCCATCCCGACGTCGTGATGGAGAACCTGCGATTCTTGATAGACAACGGGATCCATGCGGTCGTCGGCACCACCGGATTCACCGACGAGCGGGTGAGCGAGGTGCGTGAATGGCTGGCGGCCAAGCCCGACGTCTCGGTGCTCATCGCACCGAACTTCGCGATCGGCGCTGTCCTGTCTATGCATTTCGCGCAACAGGCCGCCCGGTTCTTCGAGTCCGTCGAAGTCATCGAACTGCACCATCCGCAGAAGGCAGACGCGCCGTCGGGCACGGCGGCGCGCACCGCCCGGCTGATCGCCGAGGCGCGAAAGGGACTCCCGCCCAACCCCGACGCGACCAGTACGGGCCTGCAGGGTGCTCGGGGCGCCGATGTCGACGGGATCCCTGTGCACTCCGTGCGGTTGACCGGCCTCGTCGCGCACCAGGAGGTCCTCTTCGGGACGATGGGCGAGACATTGACGATCCGGCACGACAGCTTCGACCGCACCTCCTTCGTCCCCGGCGTCCTGCTCGCGGTGCGCAAGGTAGCCGAGCATCCCGGCCTCACCGTGGGTATCGAGCCGCTGCTCGACCTCTGA
- a CDS encoding Lrp/AsnC family transcriptional regulator, which yields MSEETSLPSARLQRSPKDFRAIDLDEVDRRILLTLHADARISNSALADSVGIAASTCHARLKRLQDLGVIRGFYTDIDPAAIGLHLQAMISVSLQSNARGKIHSFINQIRRKPQVMDVYFLAGAEDFILHVAARDTDDLRSFVVENLNADADVAGTQTSLIFEHLRGASPL from the coding sequence ATGAGCGAAGAAACATCGTTACCGTCGGCGCGTCTCCAGCGTTCGCCGAAGGATTTTCGGGCGATCGACCTCGACGAGGTGGACCGGCGGATCCTGCTCACGTTGCATGCCGACGCCCGCATCTCCAACAGCGCCTTGGCGGATTCGGTCGGCATCGCCGCGTCGACGTGTCACGCCCGGCTGAAACGGTTGCAGGACCTCGGGGTGATCCGGGGCTTCTACACCGACATCGATCCGGCGGCCATCGGCCTGCACCTGCAGGCGATGATCTCGGTGAGTCTGCAATCCAACGCCCGCGGCAAGATCCACAGCTTCATCAACCAGATCCGGCGCAAGCCGCAGGTGATGGACGTCTACTTCCTGGCGGGTGCGGAGGACTTCATCCTGCACGTCGCCGCGCGTGACACCGACGACCTGCGCTCGTTCGTGGTCGAGAACCTCAATGCCGACGCCGATGTGGCGGGCACCCAGACGTCGTTGATCTTCGAGCACCTGCGGGGCGCCTCCCCGCTGTAG
- the ald gene encoding alanine dehydrogenase, translating to MRVGVPTEIKNNEFRVAITPAGVAELVHRGHEVLIQAGAGEGSAISDNDFKRAGAQMINSVDEVWEEAELLLKVKEPIEAEYSRLREGQTLFTYLHLAASKPCTDALLASGTTSIAYETVQLADGSLPLLAPMSEVAGRLAAQVGAYHLMRSHGGRGVLMGGVPGVAPAEVVVVGGGVAGYNAARIAKGMGAHVSVFDVNINTLRKIDNENSGAIETRYSSMLDLEDAVKEADLVIGAVLVPGAKAPKLVTNSTVAHMKSGAVLVDIAIDQGGCFEDSRPTTHDDPTFAVHDTVFYCVANMPGAVPRTSTYALTNATMPYVLKLADKGWQAACEADPALAKGLSTHEGSLLSEQVATDLDLSFTDPATLLA from the coding sequence ATGCGAGTCGGCGTCCCGACCGAGATCAAGAACAACGAGTTCCGTGTTGCCATCACCCCGGCCGGCGTCGCCGAGCTGGTTCACCGCGGCCATGAGGTCCTGATTCAGGCCGGCGCGGGCGAAGGCTCAGCGATCTCGGACAACGACTTCAAGCGGGCCGGCGCCCAGATGATCAACAGCGTCGACGAGGTGTGGGAGGAAGCCGAGCTGCTGCTGAAGGTCAAGGAGCCGATCGAGGCCGAGTACTCGCGCCTGCGTGAGGGCCAGACCCTGTTCACCTACCTGCACCTGGCCGCGTCGAAGCCGTGCACGGACGCGCTGTTGGCCTCGGGTACCACCTCGATCGCCTATGAGACCGTTCAGCTGGCCGATGGATCCCTGCCGCTGCTGGCCCCGATGAGCGAGGTCGCGGGACGACTGGCCGCCCAGGTCGGCGCGTATCACCTGATGCGCAGCCACGGTGGCCGCGGCGTCCTGATGGGCGGCGTGCCCGGTGTCGCACCGGCCGAGGTCGTTGTCGTCGGTGGCGGTGTGGCCGGCTACAACGCCGCACGCATCGCCAAAGGCATGGGTGCTCACGTGTCCGTCTTCGACGTCAACATCAACACCCTGCGCAAGATCGACAACGAGAACAGCGGAGCTATCGAGACCCGCTACTCGTCGATGCTCGATCTCGAGGATGCGGTCAAGGAGGCCGATCTGGTGATCGGCGCCGTGCTGGTGCCCGGCGCGAAGGCGCCGAAGCTGGTGACGAATTCGACTGTCGCACATATGAAGTCCGGTGCGGTGCTCGTCGACATCGCAATCGATCAGGGCGGGTGCTTCGAGGATTCGCGGCCCACCACGCACGATGACCCCACGTTCGCGGTGCACGACACCGTGTTCTACTGCGTGGCCAACATGCCGGGCGCGGTGCCGCGCACGTCGACCTACGCGCTCACCAACGCCACGATGCCGTACGTCCTGAAGCTGGCCGACAAGGGTTGGCAGGCCGCGTGCGAAGCCGATCCGGCGCTGGCCAAGGGCCTGTCGACGCACGAGGGTTCGCTGCTGTCCGAGCAGGTCGCCACCGATCTGGATCTATCCTTCACCGACCCGGCGACGCTGCTCGCCTGA
- a CDS encoding YchJ family protein: MPATALCPCGSDEPYGRCCLPLHLGERQADTAEQLMRARFSAYAAGNLDYVWQTWHPTTRPSELADTGLTWTGLEIIETVDGRRGDESGEVEFRAHYLQDRRSGYLHERSRFAVRARRWFYVDGEMFR, encoded by the coding sequence ATGCCTGCAACCGCGCTGTGTCCCTGTGGCTCGGACGAGCCGTACGGGCGGTGCTGTCTGCCGCTGCACCTCGGCGAACGTCAGGCCGACACCGCCGAACAACTGATGCGGGCGCGCTTCAGCGCGTATGCCGCGGGGAATCTCGACTATGTCTGGCAGACATGGCATCCGACGACGCGGCCGTCCGAGCTGGCGGATACCGGACTGACGTGGACCGGTCTGGAGATCATCGAGACCGTCGACGGCCGCCGCGGCGACGAATCGGGCGAGGTCGAGTTCCGCGCCCACTACCTACAGGACCGACGGAGCGGCTATCTGCACGAGCGGTCCCGCTTCGCCGTTCGAGCCCGGCGATGGTTCTACGTGGACGGGGAGATGTTCAGGTGA
- the bla gene encoding class A beta-lactamase, with protein sequence MTELSRRHVLLGGLTLAAVAATSEKPALADPAEPPSLSVEALIQGLEQKHNASIGVFATNLASGKTVAHRAQEPFAMCSTFKAYASGRILQMAQHGELSLDDPMFVDPAGILPNSPVTAPRAGGEMTLAELCQAVLQQSDNAGANILLNRIGGPQAITAFARSIGDHQTRLDRWETELNSAIPGDLRDTSTPEALGAGFRALLDGDVLAPPQRGLLDDWMRANQTSSMRPGLPAGWTSADKTGSGDYGSTNDVGIAYGPEGQRVLLAIMTRTQANDPKAENLRPLIGEVTTLVMPTLLA encoded by the coding sequence ATGACTGAACTGTCCCGGCGGCACGTTCTGCTCGGCGGATTGACCCTCGCCGCAGTGGCCGCAACTTCAGAGAAACCTGCGTTGGCCGACCCGGCGGAGCCGCCGTCGTTGTCCGTCGAGGCTTTGATCCAAGGCCTGGAACAGAAGCACAACGCCTCCATCGGCGTGTTCGCGACGAACCTGGCGTCCGGCAAGACCGTCGCTCATCGCGCGCAGGAGCCGTTCGCGATGTGCTCGACGTTCAAGGCGTACGCCTCAGGCCGCATCCTGCAGATGGCACAACACGGTGAGTTGTCGTTGGACGATCCGATGTTCGTCGATCCGGCCGGGATCTTGCCGAATTCGCCCGTCACGGCACCGCGCGCCGGCGGTGAGATGACGCTCGCCGAGCTGTGCCAGGCAGTGTTGCAGCAGAGCGACAATGCGGGCGCCAACATTCTGCTGAACAGAATCGGCGGTCCGCAGGCGATCACGGCGTTTGCGCGCAGCATCGGCGACCACCAGACGCGGCTGGACCGCTGGGAGACTGAGCTGAACTCGGCGATCCCCGGCGACCTCCGCGACACCAGCACGCCCGAGGCGCTCGGCGCGGGTTTCCGCGCTCTACTCGACGGAGACGTCCTGGCACCGCCCCAGCGCGGATTGCTCGACGACTGGATGCGCGCCAATCAGACGTCGAGCATGCGACCCGGACTTCCAGCGGGCTGGACCAGCGCCGACAAGACCGGCAGCGGGGACTACGGCAGCACGAACGACGTCGGGATCGCGTACGGGCCAGAGGGGCAGCGTGTTCTGCTCGCGATCATGACGCGAACTCAGGCCAACGATCCCAAGGCCGAGAACCTGCGCCCACTCATCGGAGAAGTGACCACGCTGGTGATGCCGACGCTGCTCGCGTAG
- a CDS encoding M16 family metallopeptidase: protein MPQRRPARALRRGANTAESSTRDISTVRRTVLPGGLRVVTEYIPSVHSASVGVWVDVGSRDEGPTVAGAAHFLEHLLFKSTPTRTAVEIAQAVDAVGGELNAFTTREHTCYYAHVLDTDLELAVDLVADVVLRGRCAADDVEIERDVVLEEIAMRDDDPEDTLGDVFLSAMFGSHPVGRPVIGSSESIAAMTRTQLHSFHMRRYTPERMVVAVAGNVDHDDVMALVREHFGARLVRGRKPVPPRKGKGRVTGRPTFELVNRDAEQTHLSLGVRTPGRHWEHRWALSVLNTALGGGLSSRLFQQIRETRGLAYSVYSTVDTFADSGALSIYAACLPERFGEVTRVTSDVLEAVARDGITETEYRIAKGSMRGGLVLGLEDSGSRMNRIGRSELNFGTHRSIADTLAKIEAVTLDEVNTVARKLLTGPYGGAVLGPQTSKRALPQPLRAMTH from the coding sequence ATGCCGCAGCGGCGACCAGCTAGGGCGTTGCGCCGCGGCGCGAACACCGCGGAATCATCCACACGCGACATCTCCACGGTGCGTCGCACGGTGTTGCCCGGTGGCCTGCGCGTGGTCACCGAGTACATCCCCTCGGTGCACTCGGCGTCGGTCGGGGTGTGGGTCGATGTGGGCTCCCGTGACGAGGGTCCGACGGTCGCCGGGGCGGCGCACTTCCTGGAACACCTGTTGTTCAAGTCCACGCCGACGCGTACGGCGGTCGAGATCGCGCAGGCGGTCGACGCGGTCGGCGGTGAGCTGAACGCGTTCACCACCCGGGAACACACGTGTTACTACGCCCACGTGCTCGACACCGACCTCGAACTGGCTGTCGACCTGGTTGCCGATGTGGTGTTGCGCGGGCGTTGTGCCGCAGACGATGTCGAGATCGAGCGCGACGTCGTGCTCGAGGAGATCGCGATGCGCGACGACGATCCCGAGGACACTCTCGGCGACGTGTTCCTTTCTGCGATGTTCGGCAGCCATCCCGTCGGCCGACCGGTGATCGGCAGTTCCGAGTCGATCGCGGCGATGACGCGGACGCAGCTGCATTCGTTCCACATGCGTCGCTACACGCCTGAGCGAATGGTGGTCGCGGTCGCCGGAAACGTGGACCACGACGACGTGATGGCACTGGTGCGCGAACACTTCGGCGCGCGGCTGGTCCGTGGCCGCAAACCCGTACCGCCACGCAAAGGCAAGGGCCGCGTCACGGGACGGCCGACGTTCGAACTGGTCAACAGGGACGCCGAGCAGACCCACCTTTCGCTGGGCGTCCGCACCCCGGGCAGGCACTGGGAACATCGATGGGCGTTGTCGGTGCTGAACACCGCGTTGGGCGGCGGCCTGAGTTCGCGCCTCTTCCAACAGATCCGGGAAACCCGCGGGCTGGCGTACTCGGTGTACTCGACGGTGGACACGTTCGCCGACAGCGGTGCGCTGTCCATCTACGCGGCGTGCCTCCCCGAGCGTTTCGGCGAAGTCACCCGCGTGACGTCAGACGTGCTGGAGGCCGTGGCCCGCGACGGCATCACCGAGACCGAATACCGGATCGCGAAGGGCTCGATGCGCGGTGGACTGGTGCTCGGACTCGAGGACTCCGGTTCCCGGATGAACCGCATCGGCCGCAGCGAGCTGAACTTCGGTACGCATCGCAGCATCGCCGACACCCTCGCCAAGATCGAAGCGGTGACGCTCGATGAGGTCAACACTGTCGCGCGCAAACTCCTGACCGGTCCATACGGTGGTGCTGTTCTCGGTCCGCAAACTTCGAAAAGGGCGTTGCCGCAGCCGCTTCGGGCCATGACTCACTGA